One segment of Gopherus evgoodei ecotype Sinaloan lineage chromosome 20, rGopEvg1_v1.p, whole genome shotgun sequence DNA contains the following:
- the LOC115637449 gene encoding aurora kinase A and ninein-interacting protein-like has translation MSNKGKGSDFLAASSMKNSEAAKLEEAQAPILSPQEDNIQECSQLLVQNAQGLTIPLPNYTFPQTESNSRSECTALARTSADETEDFFSINFTQDSEGNRVLAHRSSADSFTGRISRKRMSYFIGEKEGHLCCKRERTGVGLKPKHLMKGRRRCKNLPPGGISFMDFSGVENVCPVPKDNEGQQTNWPLSQGQTTKAEFLRDSSQNFPGFWTRNCHNMAGSAEEQGTSKSSPTTQLFTQDSEGYRVISHQHFSESIRSPLQKKYLQDKTNFDHRVLSPPSVGCFKVYSSGAQDRTPLATTAVNLSEPESCYDLLFTEDSEGNRIIKH, from the coding sequence ATGTCAAATAAAGGAAAGGGCTCGGATTTCTTGGCTGCCTCCTCTATGAAGAACTCTGAGGCTGCTAAGTTAGAGGAAGCCCAGGCACCAATCTTGAGCCCTCAAGAGGACAACATTCAGGAGTGTAGCCAGCTGCTTGTACAAAACGCACAAGGCTTGACCATTCCCCTGCCAAACTATACCTTCCCACAAACAGAGTCTAACAGCAGGAGTGAGTGCACAGCCCTTGCAAGGACCTCTGCTGATGAGACAGAAGACTTTTTCTCCATAAACTTCACCCAGGATTCGGAGGGAAATAGGGTTCTAGCTCACAGGAGTTCAGCTGACTCATTCACTGGGAGAATTTCAAGGAAGAGAATGAGTTACTTTATAGGTGAGAAAGAGGGCCATTTGTGCtgcaagagggagagaactggagTGGGTCTCAAACCTAAACACCTGATGAAAGGTAGGAGGAGATGTAAAAACCTGCCTCCTGGTGGAATTTCTTTTATGGATTTCTCAGGGGTTGAGAATGTATGTCCTGTTCCCAAGGATAACGAAGGCCAGCAGACCAATTGGCCTCTATCCCAGGGGCAAACTACTAAAGCAGAGTTTTTGAGAGACAGTAGTCAAAATTTTCCTGGCTTTTGGACAAGAAACTGTCACAATATGGCTGGTTCAGCAGAAGAGCAGGGGACCAGTAAGAGTAGTCCTACCACACAGTTGTTTACCCAGGATTCAGAGGGATACAGAGTCATTTCTCACCAGCACTTCTCTGAGAGCATCAGATCACCTTTGCAGAAAAAGTATCTGCAGGACAAAACCAACTTTGACCATAGAGTGCTTAGCCCACCTTCTGTAGGCTGCTTTAAGGTTTATTCTTCAGGAGCACAGGACAGAACTCCTTTAGCTACTACAGCTGTGAATTTAAGTGAGCCTGAGTCATGCTATGATTTGTTATTCACAGAGGATTCAGAAGGAAATAGAATTATCAAACACTGA